The following are from one region of the Tenacibaculum dicentrarchi genome:
- a CDS encoding DUF3817 domain-containing protein, with protein sequence MINIFKIVSLLEGISYILLLFIAVPIKYLQGDASYVKMLGMPHGVLFVAYIILAIMLKSSQKWNTKTFGIICGLSLLPFGTFFVGKYLKA encoded by the coding sequence ATGATTAATATTTTTAAAATTGTAAGTTTATTGGAAGGAATATCTTATATATTATTGCTTTTTATAGCTGTTCCTATTAAATATTTACAAGGCGATGCAAGCTATGTAAAAATGCTAGGAATGCCTCATGGAGTACTATTTGTAGCCTACATAATTTTAGCAATTATGTTAAAATCTTCACAGAAATGGAACACAAAAACCTTCGGAATTATTTGCGGATTATCATTGCTTCCTTTCGGAACTTTCTTTGTTGGAAAATACTTAAAAGCGTAG
- a CDS encoding TonB-dependent receptor: MKQIILLFFLLTSIVIFSQKLAIVDAQTGEAIDGVAVFNKNKTIAEISGVDGIVNISEFKASEVLIFSHVSYAGFQEKKLILEKNQYQVYLSKYSEQLDEIIVSVFKNKEKTNRIAEQIAVVSLRDIQKVSPQTSADLLASIPGIKVQKSQFGGGSPVLRGMESNRVLLVVDGVRMNNAIYRKGHLQNSITVNPNLLERTEVVFGPSSVIYGSDALGGVIHYYTKTPKLFNLSNKNKKSNIKASHFLRYSSVNNEVTNSVTTELQFKKWASLTNISHSSFGDLKMGKNRTHGFDTWGKVFFYSDNLNGNYTENPTKNKDINLQKNTGFSQTDFLQKLFIPLSKNTDLKFNFQYSTSSDIPRFDKLMEQKNGSLKFAQWYYGPQKRLLISSQLAINPNIKWLEKGTITLAYQNIKESRIQRKFGSLKRSNKHEKVQVFSVNADFTVPLAKKRDLGYGLELAYNDVNSNAYGKTLKISTDKINGFDDDFMVQSRYPDGGSSYFSSAMYLDYRQDISYNSTLNTGVRFTNTQLDARWINQAFVKLPSTDICLNNNALTLTAGYVYKPFKTWQLNAVLSSGFRAPNIDDVGKVREKNGEVTVPNINLKPEHAYNTELGVQKYFNNKKFRIGANVYYTLLNNYIYRETFMLGGVSKILYDEEQGVIVANVNKGTAYITGATVSYQGKLAENWKTSGSFTYTKGRAYDTKLPLSSIPPLFGRFELSYADNKLESGVNFIFNAKKNISDYNLEEGIDNHKQTPIINKKATADIDKYYGTPSWMTLGLHAKYTLNKNISIQSQFSNLLDAHYKEFASGISAPGRNISISLLTNF, translated from the coding sequence ATGAAGCAAATTATACTCTTATTTTTTTTACTTACAAGTATCGTTATTTTTTCACAAAAGCTTGCCATTGTTGATGCCCAAACAGGCGAAGCAATTGACGGGGTAGCGGTGTTTAATAAAAACAAAACAATCGCTGAAATTAGTGGTGTTGATGGTATTGTAAATATTTCGGAATTTAAAGCATCCGAAGTGCTTATTTTTTCGCATGTTTCGTATGCGGGTTTTCAGGAAAAAAAATTAATATTAGAAAAAAATCAGTATCAGGTTTATTTATCAAAATATTCAGAACAATTAGATGAAATTATTGTTTCTGTTTTTAAAAATAAAGAAAAAACCAATAGAATTGCCGAACAAATTGCCGTTGTTTCTTTAAGAGATATTCAAAAGGTATCGCCACAAACATCGGCTGATTTACTAGCGAGTATTCCAGGAATTAAAGTGCAAAAATCACAATTTGGTGGTGGAAGCCCTGTACTTAGAGGGATGGAAAGTAACCGTGTTTTATTGGTGGTCGATGGCGTGCGCATGAATAATGCCATTTATAGAAAGGGACATTTACAAAATTCGATTACCGTAAACCCGAACTTATTAGAAAGAACTGAAGTCGTTTTTGGTCCTTCATCGGTTATTTATGGTTCCGATGCGCTTGGCGGTGTAATTCATTATTATACGAAAACGCCCAAATTATTTAATCTATCGAATAAAAATAAAAAAAGTAATATAAAAGCAAGTCATTTTTTGCGATATAGTTCGGTAAATAATGAAGTTACAAATTCAGTAACCACTGAATTACAGTTTAAAAAATGGGCATCGCTGACCAATATTTCACACAGTAGTTTTGGTGATTTAAAAATGGGGAAAAATCGTACTCACGGTTTTGATACTTGGGGCAAAGTGTTTTTTTATTCAGATAATTTAAACGGAAATTACACTGAAAATCCGACGAAAAATAAAGATATAAATTTACAGAAAAACACAGGGTTTAGCCAAACTGATTTTTTGCAGAAATTATTTATTCCGCTATCAAAAAATACTGATTTAAAATTTAATTTTCAATATTCAACATCATCAGATATTCCACGATTTGATAAATTAATGGAACAAAAAAATGGCAGTTTAAAATTTGCCCAATGGTATTATGGTCCTCAAAAAAGGCTGTTAATTTCTTCGCAGTTAGCAATTAATCCGAATATAAAATGGTTGGAAAAAGGTACGATTACCTTAGCATATCAAAATATTAAAGAAAGCCGTATTCAACGAAAATTTGGTAGTTTAAAGCGTTCAAATAAACATGAAAAAGTGCAAGTTTTTAGCGTAAATGCTGACTTTACGGTTCCTTTAGCTAAAAAACGTGATTTAGGCTATGGTTTAGAACTTGCTTATAATGATGTAAATTCAAATGCTTATGGCAAGACTTTAAAAATATCTACGGATAAAATTAACGGTTTTGATGATGATTTTATGGTGCAATCTCGCTATCCTGACGGTGGAAGTAGTTATTTTAGTTCGGCAATGTATTTAGATTATCGCCAAGATATTTCATATAATTCCACCTTAAATACTGGGGTTCGATTTACCAATACTCAATTAGATGCTCGCTGGATAAATCAGGCGTTTGTAAAATTGCCAAGCACTGATATTTGCCTAAATAACAACGCATTAACTCTTACGGCGGGCTATGTGTATAAGCCGTTTAAAACATGGCAATTAAATGCCGTGTTGTCATCAGGGTTTCGCGCGCCAAATATTGATGATGTAGGAAAAGTAAGAGAAAAAAATGGCGAAGTTACCGTGCCAAATATCAACTTAAAGCCAGAGCATGCCTACAATACAGAGCTTGGTGTTCAAAAATATTTTAATAATAAAAAGTTTCGAATTGGCGCAAATGTGTACTATACTTTATTGAATAATTACATTTATAGAGAAACCTTTATGCTCGGGGGCGTTTCAAAAATTTTATACGATGAAGAACAAGGAGTTATTGTAGCAAATGTAAATAAAGGAACGGCTTATATTACTGGCGCAACGGTGAGTTATCAGGGGAAATTAGCTGAAAATTGGAAAACTTCAGGTTCTTTTACCTATACAAAAGGACGTGCTTACGATACGAAATTACCACTCTCGTCAATTCCGCCATTATTTGGTCGATTTGAGCTTAGTTATGCCGATAATAAATTAGAAAGTGGTGTAAATTTCATTTTCAATGCTAAAAAAAATATTTCAGATTATAATTTAGAAGAAGGCATTGACAATCATAAACAAACGCCAATTATTAACAAAAAAGCTACTGCTGATATTGATAAATATTATGGTACGCCAAGTTGGATGACTCTTGGTTTACATGCTAAATATACGCTGAATAAAAACATTTCAATACAAAGCCAATTCAGTAATTTATTGGATGCACATTATAAAGAATTTGCCTCAGGAATTTCAGCACCGGGGCGAAATATTTCAATATCGTTATTAACTAATTTTTAA
- the recO gene encoding DNA repair protein RecO produces the protein MALITTKAIVLRAIKYGDTSLIVTCFTLEDGMVSYMIRGVLKSRKGSLKKAYFQPLTQLFIQAKHHQNRNKNALSSIKEAQVIHSYSDIHTSVVKQAIVLFLSEILTNIIQEEEKNDVLYQYIETSLIWLDTHSNVANFHILFLLNLSRFLGFYPDVSQANKPAFSLSEGRFTTATYEKLLLTGNELLLFKKLLGINFDAIQTISYNKNERQTILGVIIRYFELHLEGFKKPKSLAILETVFS, from the coding sequence ATGGCATTAATTACTACAAAAGCAATTGTTTTGAGGGCGATTAAATATGGTGATACCAGTTTAATTGTAACTTGTTTCACTTTAGAAGACGGCATGGTTTCTTATATGATAAGAGGCGTTTTAAAATCAAGAAAAGGGTCACTTAAAAAAGCTTATTTTCAGCCATTAACGCAGTTGTTTATTCAGGCAAAGCATCATCAAAATAGGAATAAAAATGCTTTAAGTTCTATAAAAGAGGCACAGGTTATTCATTCTTATAGCGATATTCATACTTCGGTTGTTAAGCAGGCGATCGTACTTTTTTTATCAGAAATATTAACAAATATTATTCAAGAAGAAGAAAAAAATGATGTTTTATATCAGTATATAGAAACGAGTTTAATTTGGTTAGATACCCATAGTAATGTAGCAAATTTTCACATATTATTTTTGTTGAATTTATCAAGGTTTTTAGGATTTTATCCTGATGTTTCTCAAGCGAATAAACCTGCTTTTAGTTTATCCGAAGGACGATTTACAACAGCAACCTATGAAAAATTATTACTCACAGGAAATGAATTATTGCTTTTTAAAAAGCTGTTAGGTATAAATTTTGATGCTATACAAACTATTTCATACAATAAAAACGAAAGGCAGACCATCCTTGGGGTTATAATTCGATATTTTGAATTACATTTGGAGGGTTTTAAAAAGCCAAAATCATTAGCTATTTTAGAAACCGTGTTTAGTTGA
- a CDS encoding TonB-dependent receptor, producing MSFIKQLKSIAFIIVLCTNFAVNAQSFILSGKIINNNQEPLNGASIVLKNSKKGVSSDKKGNFKLNLSKGTHLLEVSYIGFKTTIKQIELTNNQQITIQLSEEKNVLDAVLVNAVRVQANAPVTHSNVSKKQLEKRNLGQDIPVLLNYLPNVVSSSDAGAGVGYTYMSVRGSDATRVNVTINGIPYNDSESQGSYWVNLGDFASSTQSLQLQRGVGTSTNGAGAFGASLNILTDGISEKAGGEISNAFGSYGTRKHTVKFTTGKINEHFELAGRLSNIYSDGYIDRASTDLKSYFLQASYTNKNTLIKAIAFGGKEETYQAWDGISAKQLKQDRRQNPLTYDNEVDNYKQDHYQLHWNEKLSKNWTSNIGLNYTKGKGYFEQFKGESVVSKYNNLVKATATDWYGTPATDLIVRRWLDNDFYVANFNATYNNDKLEIISGGSYSYYENEHFGEVIWAKEFADNANIRDRYYDGTSTKKDANIFTKISFNITDDLRAFADLQGRFISYKTNGLTSKRKPLNVDKNFNFFNPKIGFTYTLNNQNSFYTSFARANREPNRSDFKGGVTTHESLNDYELGWRLKTKTIKLNTNIYFMDYQNQLVLTGEIDDTGDALRSASGNSYRVGVEMDANIRVNDKFSIGQNVSVSQNKNVDFFTNRNDKLQELGNTNIANSPNIVTGNSLTYQASENLQLAFLSKFVGEQYLSNTDTEASKLSSYFTSDFNIIYELKTKSIFKSIVFTGVVNNVFDKQYVDRGYIYLDTWSKAGTTTEIQGYYPQATINFLAGVTFKF from the coding sequence ATGTCTTTTATTAAACAACTTAAAAGCATCGCTTTTATAATCGTATTATGTACCAATTTTGCCGTAAATGCGCAAAGTTTTATTTTATCTGGTAAAATAATTAACAACAATCAAGAACCTTTAAATGGCGCTTCTATTGTTCTTAAAAATTCAAAAAAAGGAGTTTCTTCGGATAAAAAAGGAAACTTTAAACTGAATTTATCCAAAGGAACACATCTTTTAGAAGTTTCTTATATCGGTTTTAAAACAACAATAAAACAAATAGAACTTACCAATAACCAACAAATTACCATTCAATTATCCGAAGAAAAAAACGTGTTAGATGCTGTTTTAGTAAATGCCGTTCGTGTACAAGCAAACGCTCCTGTAACACACTCTAATGTATCAAAAAAACAACTTGAAAAACGTAATTTAGGGCAAGATATTCCTGTTTTATTAAACTATTTACCAAATGTCGTTTCTTCTTCGGATGCTGGGGCTGGCGTGGGTTATACCTACATGAGCGTTCGTGGTTCGGATGCTACAAGAGTAAATGTAACCATTAACGGAATCCCTTATAATGACTCTGAAAGTCAAGGAAGTTATTGGGTTAATTTAGGCGATTTTGCATCGTCAACTCAAAGTTTACAATTGCAACGTGGTGTAGGAACTTCAACAAATGGTGCAGGTGCTTTTGGGGCAAGTTTGAACATTTTAACTGATGGTATTTCTGAAAAAGCGGGCGGAGAAATCTCGAATGCTTTTGGGTCGTACGGAACAAGAAAACATACCGTAAAATTTACCACAGGAAAAATAAACGAGCATTTTGAATTAGCAGGTCGTTTGTCAAATATTTATTCTGATGGATATATTGACAGGGCTTCTACCGATTTAAAATCGTACTTTTTACAAGCAAGTTACACCAATAAAAATACCTTGATTAAAGCCATCGCTTTTGGCGGAAAAGAAGAAACCTATCAAGCTTGGGACGGAATTTCTGCAAAACAATTAAAGCAAGACAGAAGACAAAATCCATTAACATACGATAACGAAGTTGATAATTATAAGCAAGACCATTATCAATTGCATTGGAATGAAAAATTAAGTAAAAATTGGACAAGTAACATCGGTTTAAATTACACCAAAGGAAAAGGATATTTTGAGCAATTTAAAGGAGAAAGTGTTGTTTCAAAATATAATAATTTGGTAAAAGCCACAGCAACTGATTGGTACGGAACTCCTGCCACCGATTTAATTGTTCGCCGTTGGTTAGACAATGATTTTTATGTCGCTAATTTTAATGCCACTTATAATAATGATAAATTAGAAATTATTTCTGGTGGTTCATATAGTTACTATGAAAATGAGCATTTTGGAGAAGTAATTTGGGCGAAAGAATTTGCTGATAACGCAAACATCAGAGATCGTTATTACGATGGAACATCAACCAAAAAAGATGCGAATATTTTCACGAAAATATCGTTTAATATTACCGATGATTTAAGAGCTTTTGCTGATTTACAAGGACGATTTATCAGCTATAAAACAAACGGTTTAACCTCTAAAAGAAAACCTTTAAATGTTGATAAAAACTTTAATTTCTTTAATCCCAAAATAGGGTTTACCTATACTTTAAACAATCAAAATAGCTTTTACACTTCTTTTGCCAGAGCAAATAGAGAACCAAACCGAAGCGATTTTAAAGGCGGAGTAACTACCCACGAAAGTTTAAATGATTATGAATTAGGTTGGCGTTTAAAAACGAAAACCATCAAATTAAACACGAATATTTACTTTATGGATTATCAAAATCAGTTAGTTTTAACAGGTGAAATTGATGATACTGGCGATGCGTTGCGTAGTGCAAGTGGTAATAGTTACCGAGTTGGTGTAGAAATGGATGCCAATATACGTGTAAATGATAAATTTTCAATTGGTCAAAATGTTTCGGTAAGTCAAAATAAAAATGTCGATTTTTTCACAAATAGAAATGACAAATTACAAGAATTAGGAAATACCAATATTGCAAATTCTCCCAATATTGTTACAGGAAATTCATTAACTTATCAAGCGTCAGAAAATTTACAATTAGCATTTTTATCGAAATTTGTAGGCGAACAATATTTGAGTAATACCGATACCGAAGCATCAAAATTAAGCAGTTATTTTACCAGCGATTTTAATATCATATATGAATTAAAAACAAAATCAATCTTTAAATCTATTGTATTTACAGGAGTTGTAAACAATGTTTTTGACAAACAATATGTCGATAGAGGGTATATTTATTTAGATACTTGGTCAAAAGCTGGAACAACAACAGAAATTCAAGGATATTATCCACAAGCTACGATTAACTTTTTAGCAGGAGTTACTTTTAAGTTTTAA
- a CDS encoding heavy-metal-associated domain-containing protein yields MTQEIYIENLKCGGCANTIINGLTAIKGVNEVKVDVEKSLVTLNATQESLILSKEKLAKLGYPEVGSENTVLHKAKSFVSCAVGKINK; encoded by the coding sequence ATGACACAAGAAATTTACATAGAAAACTTAAAATGTGGTGGCTGTGCCAATACAATTATCAACGGATTAACAGCAATTAAAGGCGTTAATGAGGTAAAAGTTGATGTAGAAAAATCATTGGTTACTTTAAACGCAACCCAAGAAAGTTTGATTTTATCCAAAGAGAAATTAGCAAAATTAGGCTATCCAGAAGTCGGAAGTGAAAACACAGTATTACACAAAGCAAAATCGTTTGTGAGTTGTGCTGTTGGTAAAATCAATAAGTAA
- a CDS encoding rhodanese-like domain-containing protein, with product MKKYLVFIVLIFTVLTSCKSQENKIKNTTVADLQKIIQTSKKIQVLDVRTPEECSQGIIKDAIMINVFADDFDEIALKKLDKTMPVYIYCRSGRRSVAASERLKKQGFDVYNILGGYIDYQKFTSTKKQ from the coding sequence ATGAAAAAATATTTAGTATTCATCGTATTAATTTTTACGGTTTTGACTTCGTGTAAATCTCAAGAAAATAAGATCAAAAATACTACAGTTGCTGATTTACAGAAAATAATACAAACATCAAAAAAAATTCAAGTATTAGATGTTCGAACCCCTGAAGAATGCTCACAAGGTATTATTAAAGATGCAATAATGATCAATGTTTTTGCTGATGATTTTGATGAAATCGCCTTAAAAAAATTAGATAAAACAATGCCTGTTTATATTTATTGTCGCTCAGGAAGAAGAAGTGTAGCGGCATCAGAAAGGTTAAAAAAACAAGGTTTTGACGTTTATAATATCTTAGGTGGATATATTGATTATCAAAAATTTACATCAACAAAAAAGCAGTAA
- a CDS encoding MBL fold metallo-hydrolase yields MKIEQIYTGCLAQGAYYIESEGEVAIIDPLREVESYIKKATQNTAKINYIFETHFHADFVSGHVTLAEKTGATIVYGPTAKTTYNSHIATDGEVFKIGKITITALHTPGHTMESTSYLLKDENGKNHAIFSGDTLFLGDVGRPDLAQKGTLTIDDLAGFLYDSLRTKIMTLEDDVIVYPAHGAGSACGKNLSKETIGTIGNQKKTNYALRENMTKAEFIKEVTDGLLPPPAYFPLNVKMNKEGYESIDDVIKKGAKSLSVADFEKIANTTEAIILDVRHQSEFIKGFIPRSIFIGLGGTFAPWVGALIKDVKQPILLVTPEGEEEMAITRLSRVGFDNVLGYLEGSFNAWKISDKEIDTLRSVSADVLEDAISKKALVFDARKPGEYAKEHIVDVPSTPLDFLNDHIEEFPKTEDFYVHCAGGYRSVIAASILKARGYHNVIDVSGGFAAIRKTSIKRTVAVCPSTLK; encoded by the coding sequence ATGAAAATAGAGCAAATTTATACAGGTTGTTTAGCACAAGGTGCTTATTATATTGAAAGTGAAGGCGAAGTTGCTATTATTGACCCATTGCGAGAGGTGGAATCGTATATCAAAAAAGCAACACAAAATACTGCCAAAATTAACTATATTTTTGAAACTCATTTTCATGCAGATTTTGTAAGTGGACACGTAACATTAGCCGAAAAAACAGGTGCAACAATTGTGTACGGACCAACGGCAAAAACCACTTATAACTCCCATATAGCAACAGATGGTGAGGTCTTTAAAATCGGAAAAATTACCATTACCGCACTGCATACACCAGGGCATACCATGGAAAGTACGTCATATTTATTAAAAGATGAAAATGGAAAAAATCATGCTATTTTTAGTGGAGACACCTTATTTTTAGGCGATGTTGGTCGCCCTGATTTAGCACAAAAAGGAACTTTAACAATAGATGATTTAGCAGGTTTTCTGTACGATAGTTTGCGTACTAAAATTATGACATTAGAAGATGATGTAATTGTATATCCAGCACACGGAGCAGGATCGGCCTGTGGAAAAAACCTAAGCAAAGAAACCATCGGAACAATTGGTAATCAGAAAAAAACCAATTATGCGTTGCGTGAAAACATGACAAAAGCCGAATTTATAAAAGAAGTAACCGATGGGTTATTACCTCCGCCAGCTTATTTTCCTTTAAATGTGAAAATGAATAAGGAAGGATATGAATCTATAGATGACGTTATCAAAAAAGGCGCAAAAAGTTTATCGGTAGCCGATTTTGAAAAAATAGCTAACACAACCGAGGCAATTATTTTAGATGTGCGTCATCAATCAGAATTTATAAAAGGATTTATTCCACGATCAATATTTATAGGTTTAGGCGGAACGTTTGCTCCTTGGGTAGGTGCTTTAATTAAAGATGTAAAACAACCAATTTTATTGGTAACGCCCGAAGGAGAAGAGGAAATGGCAATTACCCGTTTATCACGCGTAGGATTCGACAATGTTTTAGGATATTTAGAAGGAAGTTTTAACGCTTGGAAAATATCTGATAAAGAAATTGACACGTTGCGTTCTGTTTCTGCGGATGTTTTAGAGGATGCAATAAGCAAGAAAGCCCTTGTTTTTGACGCTCGTAAACCTGGTGAATATGCCAAAGAACATATTGTTGATGTGCCAAGCACACCCTTAGATTTTTTAAATGATCATATTGAAGAATTTCCTAAAACCGAAGATTTTTACGTGCATTGTGCAGGCGGATATCGCTCGGTAATAGCGGCATCAATATTAAAAGCAAGAGGATATCATAATGTAATTGACGTATCGGGAGGTTTTGCAGCGATACGAAAAACAAGTATTAAGAGAACAGTTGCTGTTTGTCCATCAACTTTAAAATAA
- a CDS encoding SulP family inorganic anion transporter: protein MKLKKIIPIFQWLPNYKKSGLKTDIIAGITVATVLIPQGIAYALIAGLPPIYGLYAALVPQLIYAIFGSSRQVAIGPVAMDSLIVATGVSTLALMGSESYISIAILLALMLGSIQFLMGVFRLGFIVNFLSRPVIIGFTSAVALIIGLNQFRNLLGVNFLQSDQVHLLLEDIIYKIADFKIATTIIGVIACLIIMILRKINKKIPNALIVVTLGIITLRFFGHYLTDVAIVKEIPSGLPTLIIPVIDIALIRELLPIAATLVMVGYLEIISIGKTLEAKQDEYRIQPNQELIALGLSNIAGSLFQSYPITSSFSRSAINEEAGGKTGVSAIVSALIVVLTLLFFTPVFYHLPKTILAAIIIVAVFNLINVSEAKKLWKSNNLDFWLLIATFLATIFLGIEPGILIGVVLSLVVLIYRTSRPYVAELGKVPNSDFYRNKSRFEEVITDKEVLVFRFDAQLFYANCTYFRDKLDEISEEKGSALKLIVLDAESINRVDSTGVEMLKERIRYYQKRDIAFYFAGVKGPVRDALFRGGVLEVVSLDYFFMRANGAVHFFKTGNNENQKKYAQYIHQAYK, encoded by the coding sequence ATGAAACTAAAAAAAATAATACCTATATTTCAATGGTTGCCTAACTATAAAAAATCAGGATTAAAAACTGATATTATAGCAGGTATAACCGTAGCAACGGTGTTAATCCCACAAGGAATTGCCTATGCTCTAATTGCGGGACTACCACCTATTTATGGCTTGTATGCCGCTTTAGTGCCACAATTAATATATGCTATTTTTGGATCATCACGTCAAGTAGCAATCGGTCCTGTGGCAATGGATTCATTAATTGTAGCAACAGGTGTTTCTACCTTGGCATTAATGGGGTCTGAAAGCTATATTTCTATCGCTATTTTATTAGCATTAATGTTGGGAAGCATACAGTTTTTAATGGGCGTATTTCGTTTAGGGTTTATAGTTAATTTTCTGTCAAGACCTGTAATTATTGGTTTTACATCAGCGGTAGCACTTATTATCGGTTTAAATCAATTTCGGAATTTATTAGGGGTTAATTTTTTACAAAGTGATCAAGTTCACCTTCTTTTAGAAGATATTATATATAAAATTGCTGATTTTAAAATAGCTACAACTATTATAGGAGTCATAGCCTGTTTGATTATTATGATTCTTAGAAAAATCAATAAAAAAATACCAAATGCGTTAATTGTAGTAACATTAGGAATTATAACGCTTCGCTTTTTTGGTCACTACTTAACCGATGTAGCCATTGTAAAAGAGATTCCTTCAGGTTTGCCTACATTGATAATTCCGGTAATAGACATCGCTTTAATTAGAGAGTTATTACCTATTGCGGCAACCCTAGTTATGGTTGGTTATCTAGAAATTATATCCATAGGAAAAACCCTTGAAGCAAAGCAAGATGAATACCGAATACAGCCAAATCAAGAATTAATTGCCTTAGGATTAAGTAATATAGCGGGCTCTTTGTTTCAGTCTTACCCAATAACATCAAGCTTTTCTCGCTCAGCGATAAACGAAGAAGCTGGCGGTAAAACAGGTGTTTCGGCAATTGTATCGGCATTGATTGTAGTGCTTACCTTGCTTTTTTTTACCCCGGTATTTTATCATTTACCAAAAACGATATTAGCCGCCATTATTATTGTAGCAGTATTTAATCTGATAAATGTATCGGAAGCTAAAAAACTTTGGAAATCTAATAATTTAGACTTTTGGCTATTGATAGCCACTTTTTTAGCCACCATATTTTTAGGCATAGAACCAGGTATATTAATAGGCGTAGTTTTATCATTAGTTGTATTAATTTATAGAACATCAAGACCTTATGTTGCCGAATTAGGAAAAGTACCAAATTCTGATTTTTATCGAAATAAAAGCAGGTTTGAAGAAGTAATTACAGATAAAGAGGTATTAGTATTTCGTTTTGATGCTCAATTATTTTATGCAAACTGTACTTATTTCCGAGATAAATTAGACGAAATATCCGAAGAAAAAGGTAGTGCTTTAAAACTTATTGTATTAGATGCCGAAAGTATTAACAGAGTTGATAGTACAGGCGTAGAAATGTTAAAAGAACGTATTCGATACTATCAGAAAAGAGATATTGCCTTTTATTTTGCAGGTGTAAAAGGACCTGTAAGAGATGCCCTTTTTAGAGGTGGCGTACTAGAGGTGGTAAGTTTAGATTATTTTTTTATGCGTGCCAATGGCGCAGTACATTTTTTTAAAACAGGAAATAACGAAAATCAAAAAAAATACGCTCAATATATACATCAAGCGTATAAATAA
- the ruvB gene encoding Holliday junction branch migration DNA helicase RuvB codes for MNENLNPENTNFSSDELDVEKQLRPLSFDDFTGQDQAIENLKIFVEAANQREEALDHTLFHGPPGLGKTTLAHILANELGVGIKVTSGPVLDKPGDLAGLLTNLDERDVLFIDEIHRLSPIVEEYLYSAMEDYKIDIMIESGPNARTVQIHLEPFTLIGATTRSGLLTAPMRARFGISSRLQYYSTELLSTIIERSAYILGVPISMEAAIEIAGRSRGTPRIANALLRRVRDFAQIKGNGSISIEIAVYALKALHVDANGLDEMDTKILNTIIDKFKGGPVGLSTIATAVSENTETIEEVYEPFLIQQGFIMRTPRGREVTDLAYKHLGRTRNLVKNSTKGELF; via the coding sequence ATGAATGAAAATTTAAACCCTGAAAACACCAATTTCTCAAGCGATGAGCTGGATGTAGAAAAACAACTACGCCCACTCTCCTTTGATGATTTTACAGGTCAAGATCAAGCAATTGAAAACTTAAAAATATTTGTTGAAGCAGCCAATCAAAGAGAAGAAGCTTTAGACCATACTTTATTTCATGGACCTCCAGGGCTAGGAAAAACCACCTTGGCTCATATTTTAGCCAATGAATTAGGTGTTGGAATAAAAGTAACTTCAGGGCCTGTTTTAGATAAACCAGGCGATTTAGCAGGATTATTAACCAACCTTGATGAACGCGATGTGTTATTTATTGATGAAATCCATCGATTAAGCCCCATTGTTGAAGAGTATTTATACTCAGCAATGGAAGACTATAAAATTGATATTATGATTGAGTCAGGGCCTAACGCCCGTACCGTTCAAATTCATCTAGAGCCGTTTACCTTAATAGGTGCAACCACACGTTCAGGGTTATTAACCGCTCCGATGCGAGCTCGTTTTGGTATCAGCAGTCGTTTGCAATATTATTCAACGGAACTATTAAGCACTATTATTGAGCGAAGTGCCTATATTTTAGGCGTGCCAATATCAATGGAAGCAGCAATCGAAATAGCAGGTAGAAGTAGAGGAACACCTCGTATTGCAAACGCTTTATTACGAAGAGTTCGAGATTTTGCTCAAATAAAAGGAAATGGAAGCATTAGTATTGAAATAGCTGTTTATGCCCTAAAAGCATTACATGTTGATGCCAATGGTTTGGATGAAATGGATACTAAAATTTTAAATACAATTATTGATAAATTCAAAGGTGGTCCTGTAGGGCTTAGTACAATAGCAACGGCAGTTAGTGAAAATACCGAAACTATTGAAGAGGTTTATGAGCCTTTTTTAATACAACAAGGTTTTATAATGCGTACCCCAAGAGGTAGAGAAGTTACCGATTTGGCTTATAAACATTTAGGAAGAACAAGAAATTTAGTGAAAAATTCAACGAAAGGCGAACTTTTTTAA